A portion of the Bacillota bacterium genome contains these proteins:
- a CDS encoding metal-sensitive transcriptional regulator, whose protein sequence is MEQRLRPEFKQQIVARLKRIEGQARGICKMIEEDRSCEEVAVQLAALKAAIAQVGITFACDHLTECMAAELAAGKEVEEVKNRFAKIFSQLT, encoded by the coding sequence ATGGAGCAAAGGCTCCGCCCGGAATTCAAGCAGCAGATTGTCGCACGTCTGAAACGCATTGAAGGCCAGGCACGGGGAATCTGCAAGATGATCGAGGAGGATCGCAGCTGTGAAGAAGTGGCAGTACAGCTGGCGGCCCTGAAGGCCGCGATCGCCCAAGTGGGCATCACCTTTGCCTGCGATCACCTTACCGAGTGCATGGCTGCCGAACTTGCCGCGGGCAAAGAGGTTGAAGAAGTAAAAAACCGCTTTGCCAAAATCTTTAGCCAACTCACCTAG